TGTAAGAATCAAAGTAACTTGAGGATGGTGAtgtaatttgtaataaaatttaaaaaaaaaattctgtttttaagtttaaaatcttGACATAATCAACCTTAAGGTTTTGTCTTGCTTATCTCTAAATTTTCCTCATCTCGGAGATTACCGAATATTCAGTCCAAGTTCCCATACTCGAATTTTTTATACAGTGATGAAGATGGACATTTAGGTATTCGGTGAGGCCCGACTCAACCCAAAACGTCCTAAATTTGGGTGTTTGTGTTGtggctttttcttttcttccctcCTCcgattttcttataaatacatTATCAACTCTCCGACTCTAATTTGTCTAACCCGTTAATGCACACACCCTGAAATAAGTTCAGCGTAGTTTGAGGATCTCCCCCGTTTACTGGCTCTATTTTTTCCCACCATAGTCTCGCCTTTCTTTTCTCACCTTCCAAACCCATCcatttcttctccttttcccTCCCTTTCTCTCCGTCCAAACATGTACCTTTCATCAACTTTAAACGCACCTCCACCCTCTTTTCAATATTGTTTATTCAGTAAGCCAATCACTGCACATCGGACGCCAAAACTCGGCATAACTAACACCCAAACAAAACGACAATCCACCTTGGAAACCCTTTCAACCACGGAATATAGACTTCAAATGCTTGCCTCAGAATTCAGGTCTTTAACGGAACCGATTGATCGGGTGAAACGGTTGCTAGATTACGCGACGGTTCTGCCCGCGTTGGATGAATTGGCACGTGTGCCGGAGAACAGAGTGGCGGGGTGCACCACGCAGGTTTGGTTGGACGTTGTAATGGACGAGAAAGGGAGGATGAGATTTAGAGCTGATAGTGATTCCGAAATAAGCAAAGGGTTTTGTTCGTGTTTGATAATGGTTCTTGATGGGTCAGAGCCGGAGGAGGTATTGGGCGTCAAGTCAGAGGATTTAACGGAGATGAACGTCGGGGTTCATGGAAAGGCCGTGTCCAGAGTCAACACGTGGCATAATGTGTTGATTGTGATGCAGAAGAGGACTCGTTGTTTGGTTACGGAGCGAAAGGGGGGAGCTTTAGCTGGTTTTTCGTCACGGTAATGGCTCACCTGGGTGATCCTTATTTATGTGATAGTTATATCTTAATTTCTTGTATGTTTTAgttcaaatctggaaattagtaaattataaatatgtattagaAATCAAATGTTGCACCAGTTCTGGTCTTGGAGTTGTGAAGAAAGTGAAGGGAAAATAGAGAGTGAGATAGGCTTCTGAAGGTGGTGCTGCCATATGATGTGTAAATCACTGACCTTGTGATTGAACAGAAATAAAAGTCTGATTTGATGAGTAGCAATTAGATACagaattgcttttttttttttttaatttagctTTCATAAGTAACaatgttatataatttgatcCTTATTGGGGTTTGAGACTTTTTTGTTCTCAATCTTTTTAAATTCACTTTGAGAAGCCTGTTGATACCACCTActtattgaagaaaatataatatcagCCTATGAAGCTCTGTGATTCATTCTGCCATTCAGGTACTCCACTTGGAACACCAAAAATTTCCGAGAAGCTTATGAGTTACATGAAAGCATCGAGTACTGCTTTTTATTGGAAACACATTCTGTTCTAATTCCTGATAATCATAATTAAGAAGTAGACTGCGAATCTAATACGCACCTGACTCCACCCTATGTTTTCCCAAGTTGAATTTCCAGAAAATCACTCCACAACAGACCTGCAGCTTCCCTCTTCAGTACCAGCCAACACCATTACACAGATATCCGGCCCTCAACAATTTCAATATCAACCATGGttcaatattataaatgaaaaaacaatcaaacaGTGCATGTATCAAACCACAATCAATAGAATAGTGTATTCATTAATCTCGGTTCTATATACATTCAGTTTAATTGCAAAATACTTTCCCTTTTTCATTCCAGAATCTAAATTCAGATTACATAATAATGGCGAACAAGTTCCACAAAACAGTAACAAAACATTCCACACGGCATTCGAGAGGTCTGTACTCTCCCTTACTCCATTTCTGAATTTTCCTTTTGTCCCTCCTTTTCCTTACTCTCCTCCTTTTTATCTCTTCCTTCCATTCTCACTAACTCTTTGTCACATATCAACCTCTCTTTTGAAGCTTCCTGGTCAAGGTTGACTGCCACCTGTATCACTTGTTTTTTGCCAAGCTGGCCATGTCTTTTCCTACGTGTAACATATACGTTAGTTCTAACATTTTCCCTCCCATCGAGAGGtatcttgtcctcaaggtgaaagtGAGGAAATAAGGTGTGGAATGAAGTGAAAGGTTCCCATGAATTCTCACACTCTTGCAGTCCCTTCCACTAAACCAATATTTCTAGCTCCCCCTTAGGAGAGTATCTGTGTTGCAGTATTTTGAGAGGTTGGACCTCCAATTCCTTATCATCAGTCATGCATTCTGGCAGTTGCTGAATGGAGACTGAGGGCCTTACATGTTTCTTAAGCTGCCAGACATGAAAAACGATCTTATAAGGCCCGTAATAGCGAGGGCTCAGTTTTTCATTAGGGCGGGAAGCTAGTGAACGAAACCTGTAGGGTTGCATCTTCAAATACACCCAATCTCCAGCCTGGAACTGTAACTCTCTCCTCCCTTTATCAGCATATCTCTTCATTCTCTCTTGGGCTTTGGCTAAACTCTCTTTCAACTCATCCAAAATGATATTCCTTTCTTTAATCATCTGATTAACCTCTTCCACCCTCGAAGTTTCTTCGACCCACCTTAATAAAATAAGAGGATCCCATCCGTACAATGCCTTGAAG
This sequence is a window from Mangifera indica cultivar Alphonso chromosome 5, CATAS_Mindica_2.1, whole genome shotgun sequence. Protein-coding genes within it:
- the LOC123215811 gene encoding sufE-like protein 2, chloroplastic — its product is MYLSSTLNAPPPSFQYCLFSKPITAHRTPKLGITNTQTKRQSTLETLSTTEYRLQMLASEFRSLTEPIDRVKRLLDYATVLPALDELARVPENRVAGCTTQVWLDVVMDEKGRMRFRADSDSEISKGFCSCLIMVLDGSEPEEVLGVKSEDLTEMNVGVHGKAVSRVNTWHNVLIVMQKRTRCLVTERKGGALAGFSSR